The Paeniglutamicibacter sulfureus genome includes a region encoding these proteins:
- a CDS encoding DNA-3-methyladenine glycosylase family protein: MPNSPSTPLPACDAQASWKPNGPYSLRQSLGILQRGARDPATRVSENGAWLCFHTPVGPVTLLATRTAGIDAEVLLRAWGPGAAHAVERGLHLLGAYDDWSAFDAGETRNLLHPIVLRSRKSNPGLRFPSTGRIFDALFPAILEQKVTVIEANYAWRHLCLAVGDLPPGPAPAGMRLPPTPTAVRSLQPWQWHQARVDSKRSATARRAAAAANALERWALMDLGARRENAMGSGTLHAALESIPGVGPWSIAEVLQRTHGAADHVSVGDFHLAAFVGQVLTGRRVDDAGMLELLAPFTGHRQRVVRLIGLSGQRKQAFGPRLAPMDHRRR; the protein is encoded by the coding sequence ATGCCCAATTCCCCTTCGACCCCGCTGCCGGCATGCGACGCACAGGCTTCATGGAAGCCGAACGGCCCGTATTCCCTGCGCCAGTCCCTGGGCATCCTGCAGCGCGGAGCCCGCGACCCCGCCACCCGGGTCTCGGAAAACGGCGCTTGGTTGTGCTTCCACACCCCGGTCGGTCCCGTTACCCTATTGGCCACCCGCACCGCCGGCATCGACGCCGAAGTCCTGCTCCGCGCCTGGGGACCGGGTGCCGCGCACGCGGTGGAGCGCGGACTGCATCTGTTGGGCGCGTACGACGACTGGAGTGCCTTCGACGCCGGGGAAACCCGGAACCTGCTGCACCCGATCGTGCTCCGGAGCCGAAAGTCGAATCCGGGGCTGCGGTTCCCGTCCACCGGGCGTATCTTCGATGCCCTGTTTCCGGCGATTCTCGAGCAAAAGGTCACGGTGATCGAGGCAAACTACGCCTGGCGCCACCTTTGCCTGGCCGTCGGCGACCTGCCGCCGGGTCCCGCGCCGGCGGGAATGCGCCTGCCGCCGACGCCGACTGCAGTCCGTTCGCTGCAGCCGTGGCAATGGCACCAGGCGCGCGTGGATTCGAAGCGCTCCGCGACAGCACGCCGGGCGGCGGCCGCGGCCAATGCCCTGGAGCGCTGGGCGTTGATGGATCTGGGTGCCAGGCGGGAGAACGCCATGGGCTCCGGGACCCTGCACGCCGCCCTTGAATCAATACCCGGAGTGGGTCCGTGGAGCATTGCCGAGGTACTGCAGCGCACCCATGGAGCTGCCGACCATGTTTCGGTGGGTGATTTCCACCTGGCTGCCTTCGTCGGGCAGGTACTCACCGGTCGCCGGGTCGACGATGCCGGGATGCTCGAATTGCTGGCGCCCTTCACCGGGCATCGCCAGCGCGTGGTGCGCCTGATCGGGCTTTCCGGGCAACGCAAGCAGGCGTTTGGCCCGCGCCTGGCGCCGATGGACCACCGGCGCCGCTAG
- the trxA gene encoding thioredoxin, which produces MATINITESEFTTTLDENDIVFVDFWAEWCGPCRQFAPVYDEISEKYPDVKFAKVDTEAEQGLARAANITSIPTLMAFRDKVLVFSQPGAMNASQLDDLIVAVKGIDMQHVHAQIAEQEAQAQ; this is translated from the coding sequence ATGGCTACTATCAATATCACCGAGTCTGAGTTCACGACGACGCTGGATGAGAATGACATTGTCTTCGTAGATTTCTGGGCGGAGTGGTGTGGACCGTGCCGCCAGTTTGCCCCGGTCTATGACGAGATATCCGAGAAGTACCCCGACGTTAAGTTCGCCAAGGTGGACACCGAGGCCGAACAGGGGCTGGCACGCGCTGCGAACATCACCTCGATCCCCACGTTGATGGCGTTCCGCGACAAAGTCCTGGTCTTCTCGCAGCCCGGCGCGATGAACGCCTCTCAGCTGGACGACCTCATCGTGGCCGTGAAAGGCATCGACATGCAGCATGTCCACGCGCAGATCGCCGAGCAAGAGGCGCAGGCCCAGTAG
- a CDS encoding YajQ family cyclic di-GMP-binding protein, producing the protein MASDSTFDVVSKVDSQEVSNALNQAQKEIVQRYDFKGIGAEIDFSGEKILMKANSEERVKAVLDVFQSKLVKRNISLKSLEAGEPFPSGKEYRIEASIVEGIAQDVAKKINKLIRDEAPKGVKSTIQGDELRVSSKSRDDLQATMTLLRGFEEADLQFVNFR; encoded by the coding sequence ATGGCGAGCGATTCAACTTTTGATGTTGTCAGCAAGGTCGACAGCCAGGAAGTGTCCAATGCACTGAACCAGGCGCAGAAGGAAATTGTCCAGCGCTACGACTTCAAGGGCATTGGAGCCGAGATCGACTTCAGCGGCGAGAAGATCCTGATGAAGGCCAACTCCGAGGAACGCGTCAAGGCGGTTCTCGACGTGTTCCAGTCCAAGCTGGTCAAGCGCAACATCTCGCTCAAGTCCCTGGAAGCGGGCGAACCCTTCCCCTCGGGCAAGGAATACCGCATCGAGGCCTCCATTGTGGAGGGCATTGCCCAGGACGTGGCGAAAAAGATCAACAAACTCATTCGTGACGAGGCACCCAAGGGCGTGAAGTCCACCATCCAGGGTGACGAGCTTCGCGTGTCTTCCAAGTCCCGCGACGACCTGCAGGCCACCATGACTCTGCTGCGCGGCTTTGAGGAAGCAGACCTGCAGTTTGTGAACTTCCGCTAA
- the htpX gene encoding zinc metalloprotease HtpX: MHNHNNGLKTAGLLGGMFALLLAIGALLASGTGSSSFIWIFALIGVATTAYGYWNSDKLAIRSMQAYPVTEAEQPEMHRIVRELSIAAQQPMPRLYVSPTQAPNAFATGRNPENAAVCCTEGILQLLNERELRGVLGHELMHVYNRDILTSSVAAAVAGVITSVAQMMLFFGGGDRRNANPLAMIALALLAPLASTVIQMAISRTREYDADEDGAKLTNDPLALASALRKLESGVQRAPLPADDQRLVNTSHLMIANPFLGGAKKLFATHPPMDDRVARLERMAGRSLGY, translated from the coding sequence GTGCACAATCACAACAACGGCCTGAAGACGGCGGGGTTGCTCGGCGGCATGTTCGCGCTGCTGCTGGCCATTGGCGCCCTGCTGGCTTCGGGGACCGGAAGCAGCAGTTTTATCTGGATCTTCGCCCTTATCGGCGTGGCGACCACCGCCTACGGATACTGGAACAGCGACAAGCTGGCGATCCGCTCAATGCAGGCCTACCCGGTCACCGAGGCAGAACAGCCCGAGATGCACCGGATCGTGCGCGAGCTCTCCATTGCCGCCCAACAGCCCATGCCGCGCCTCTATGTTTCGCCGACCCAAGCGCCAAACGCCTTCGCCACCGGGCGCAACCCGGAAAATGCCGCGGTGTGCTGCACCGAGGGCATCCTGCAGCTGCTGAACGAACGCGAGCTGCGCGGGGTGCTGGGCCACGAGCTCATGCACGTGTACAACCGCGACATCCTCACCTCTTCGGTGGCCGCGGCCGTCGCCGGAGTCATCACGTCCGTGGCCCAAATGATGCTCTTCTTCGGCGGCGGCGACCGCCGTAATGCCAACCCCCTGGCCATGATCGCCCTGGCATTGCTGGCGCCCTTGGCCTCCACCGTCATCCAGATGGCCATCAGCCGAACCCGCGAATACGACGCGGACGAGGACGGCGCCAAGCTGACCAACGACCCCCTGGCGCTGGCCTCGGCACTGCGCAAGCTCGAGAGCGGGGTGCAGCGCGCCCCGCTGCCGGCCGATGACCAGCGCCTGGTCAACACCTCGCACCTCATGATCGCCAACCCGTTCCTTGGCGGGGCCAAGAAGCTCTTCGCCACCCACCCGCCGATGGACGACCGCGTTGCCCGGCTGGAAAGGATGGCTGGCCGCTCGCTGGGCTACTAG
- a CDS encoding MFS transporter, protein MARLLADLTPLRQSPAFKRLWIGNTLSAVGGQLTLVAVSLEVYALTGSSLYVGLLGAFALVPLVLTGLYGGSVADAHDRRKVALASAMVLWATTAAIAAQAWLGVDNVWVLYGLVAIHSGAGGINQSTRGAIIPAIVGLKLLPAANSLNMVTFGIAQMIGPLLGGLLVAQIGFGWTYTIDVLTYGAAVWSVYKLPALPPEGTPARAGLRSVIEGFRFLGTQPNVRMTFLIDIAAMVLAAPRALLPAIGAVLIGGGELTMGVLLAATAMGAFLAGLFSGPVGRIHRQGAAVFLCVCAWGASIGLFGMVVILAARSPVPSDGSAGAWLWPAAACMALAGVADAVSSVFRTTILQTATPDHLRGRLQGVFIVVVAGGPRLGEMLSGSVAGGIGEGWTLLAGGIACIVAAAALMRWEPGFLRYDARHPAP, encoded by the coding sequence GTGGCCCGACTCCTTGCCGACCTGACACCTTTGCGCCAAAGCCCGGCCTTCAAGCGGTTGTGGATCGGCAACACGCTTTCGGCGGTCGGCGGACAACTCACCCTCGTGGCGGTCAGCCTCGAGGTCTACGCGCTGACGGGCTCCAGCCTCTACGTCGGCCTGCTGGGCGCCTTCGCGCTGGTGCCGCTGGTGCTGACGGGCCTGTATGGCGGCTCCGTCGCCGACGCCCACGATCGCCGCAAGGTCGCGTTGGCCTCCGCCATGGTCCTGTGGGCAACCACCGCTGCCATTGCAGCCCAGGCCTGGCTGGGCGTGGACAACGTCTGGGTGCTCTACGGGCTGGTGGCCATCCACTCCGGTGCCGGGGGCATCAACCAGTCGACCCGCGGAGCCATCATCCCGGCGATCGTCGGGCTCAAGCTCCTGCCGGCGGCCAATTCGCTGAACATGGTCACCTTCGGCATCGCCCAGATGATCGGCCCGTTGCTCGGCGGGCTGCTGGTGGCCCAGATTGGCTTCGGCTGGACCTACACCATCGACGTGCTCACCTATGGCGCCGCGGTGTGGTCCGTCTACAAGCTGCCGGCACTGCCCCCGGAGGGCACGCCGGCCAGGGCAGGGCTGCGTTCGGTCATCGAGGGCTTCAGATTCCTGGGCACCCAGCCCAATGTGCGCATGACCTTCCTGATCGACATCGCGGCCATGGTCCTGGCCGCACCCCGGGCACTGCTTCCCGCCATTGGCGCAGTGCTCATTGGCGGCGGTGAACTGACCATGGGCGTTCTCCTGGCTGCAACCGCCATGGGCGCGTTCCTGGCGGGACTGTTTTCCGGGCCCGTGGGACGGATCCACCGCCAGGGCGCGGCAGTGTTTCTCTGCGTCTGCGCGTGGGGTGCGAGCATCGGGCTTTTCGGCATGGTCGTCATCCTGGCCGCACGCAGCCCGGTCCCGTCCGACGGCTCGGCCGGAGCCTGGCTCTGGCCCGCGGCCGCCTGCATGGCGCTGGCCGGCGTCGCCGACGCCGTTTCCTCGGTCTTTCGCACCACCATCCTGCAGACCGCCACCCCCGATCACCTGCGCGGGCGCCTGCAGGGTGTATTCATCGTCGTGGTTGCCGGCGGGCCACGGCTGGGGGAAATGCTCTCCGGTTCGGTGGCAGGGGGCATCGGCGAGGGGTGGACCCTGCTGGCCGGCGGCATCGCCTGCATCGTTGCAGCAGCCGCATTGATGCGCTGGGAGCCGGGATTCCTGCGGTACGACGCGCGGCACCCAGCTCCCTGA
- a CDS encoding Fur family transcriptional regulator produces the protein MDHMDYSAQMRELGLRVTRGRLAVLDAVESHPHSSAERVVAAVHQALPDVSIQSVYNVLNDLTEQGILRRFTPPHSAALYETRVNDNHHHAICTSCGRIEDVECAVGHAPCLTPSDSHGMEIQIADVLYQGICEDCRKTGAA, from the coding sequence ATGGATCACATGGACTATTCGGCACAGATGCGCGAGCTGGGGCTGCGGGTTACCCGCGGACGCCTTGCCGTGCTCGATGCCGTGGAGAGCCACCCACACTCCTCGGCGGAGAGAGTTGTCGCCGCGGTCCACCAGGCGTTGCCGGATGTTTCCATCCAGTCCGTCTACAACGTGCTTAATGATCTGACGGAACAAGGCATATTGCGGCGGTTCACTCCGCCGCACTCAGCGGCCCTCTATGAGACCCGCGTCAATGACAACCACCATCACGCCATTTGCACCAGTTGCGGCCGGATCGAAGACGTGGAATGCGCGGTGGGCCACGCCCCCTGCCTGACCCCTTCGGACAGCCACGGCATGGAAATCCAGATTGCCGATGTCCTTTACCAGGGCATCTGTGAAGACTGCAGGAAAACCGGCGCGGCCTAG
- a CDS encoding catalase has protein sequence MKKENLLSENFTTTQSGAPVASDAHSLTSGPDGITALHDRYLVEKLAAFNRERVPERNPHAKGGGAFGEFTVTEDVSKYTRAAVFQPGAKSETLLRFSSVAGEQGSPDTWRDVRGFALRFYTTEGNYDVVGNNTPVFFIRDGLKFPDFIHSQKRMGASGLRDADMQWDFWTHSPESAHQVTYLMGDRGLPTSWREMNGYGSHTYQWINAEGERFWVQYHFHSRQGVHNMSNEEAEKLAGSDADFYRRDLFDNIEAGNFPTWDVKVQIMPYEEGKTYRFNPFDMTKVWPHADYPLIPVGHFTLNRNPRNFFAEIEQAAFSPSNLVPGIDISPDKMLMARVFSYPDAQRNRIGTNYNQLPVNQPHAATVNNYMHEGSMQYHFNDADARVYTPNSFGGPAAQPERAGEGGWETDGEMVRSAQTLRSEDDDFGQAGTLYREVYDAAAKERFHATLLGQCQGITIESIREGFFQYWTNVDANLGLILRNAYAAGVAGSTDGAAEMAGKA, from the coding sequence ATGAAGAAGGAGAATCTCTTGAGCGAGAACTTCACCACCACCCAGAGCGGCGCCCCCGTTGCCAGCGATGCCCATTCGCTGACCTCCGGCCCGGACGGCATTACCGCCCTCCACGACCGCTACCTCGTCGAGAAGCTTGCCGCGTTCAACCGCGAGCGCGTGCCGGAGCGCAACCCGCACGCCAAGGGCGGCGGAGCCTTCGGTGAATTCACCGTCACCGAAGACGTCTCGAAGTACACCCGTGCAGCCGTCTTCCAGCCGGGCGCCAAGTCCGAGACGCTCTTGCGCTTCTCCTCGGTCGCCGGCGAACAGGGCTCCCCTGACACCTGGCGCGACGTGCGCGGCTTCGCACTTCGCTTCTACACCACCGAGGGCAACTACGACGTCGTGGGCAACAACACCCCGGTGTTCTTCATCCGCGACGGCCTCAAGTTCCCCGACTTCATCCACTCGCAGAAGCGCATGGGCGCCTCCGGGCTGCGCGATGCCGACATGCAGTGGGACTTCTGGACCCACTCCCCCGAGTCCGCACACCAGGTGACCTACCTGATGGGCGACCGCGGCCTGCCGACCTCCTGGCGCGAAATGAACGGCTACGGCTCGCACACCTACCAGTGGATCAACGCCGAGGGCGAGCGCTTCTGGGTGCAGTACCACTTCCACTCCCGCCAGGGCGTGCACAACATGTCCAACGAAGAGGCCGAGAAGCTTGCAGGCTCCGACGCCGACTTCTACCGGCGCGACCTGTTCGACAACATCGAGGCCGGCAACTTCCCGACCTGGGACGTCAAGGTCCAGATCATGCCGTACGAAGAGGGCAAGACCTACCGCTTCAACCCGTTCGACATGACCAAGGTCTGGCCGCACGCGGACTACCCGCTGATCCCGGTTGGCCACTTCACGCTGAACCGCAACCCGCGCAACTTCTTCGCCGAGATCGAGCAGGCAGCGTTCTCCCCGTCGAACCTGGTCCCGGGCATCGACATCAGCCCGGACAAGATGCTGATGGCCCGCGTGTTCTCCTACCCGGATGCACAGCGCAACCGCATCGGCACCAACTACAACCAGTTGCCGGTCAACCAGCCGCACGCTGCCACGGTCAACAACTACATGCATGAGGGCTCCATGCAGTACCACTTCAACGACGCAGACGCCCGCGTCTACACCCCGAACTCCTTCGGCGGCCCGGCTGCACAGCCCGAGCGCGCCGGCGAGGGCGGCTGGGAAACCGACGGCGAAATGGTCCGCTCCGCGCAGACCCTGCGCTCGGAGGACGACGACTTCGGCCAGGCAGGCACCCTGTACCGCGAGGTCTACGATGCAGCTGCCAAGGAGCGCTTCCACGCGACCCTGCTGGGCCAGTGCCAGGGCATCACCATCGAGTCCATCCGCGAAGGCTTCTTCCAGTACTGGACCAACGTCGATGCGAACCTCGGTTTGATCCTGCGCAACGCCTACGCTGCAGGCGTTGCCGGCTCCACCGACGGCGCCGCGGAAATGGCCGGCAAGGCCTAA
- a CDS encoding FAD-dependent oxidoreductase produces MSDSAVRPLRVAIIGAGPAGVYAADILTKAEREFEVSIDLLDAYPAPYGLIRYGVAPDHPRIKGIVNALHKVLDRGDIRFLGNVTYGRDLKLHDIRDMYDAVIFATGAIKDARMDIPGIDLEGSFGAADFVSWYDGQPDVPRTWPLEAKEIAVLGNGNVALDVARVLSKHAEDLLVTEIPDNVFAGLKDSPVTDVHIFGRRGPAQVKFTPLELRELSHSRDVDIVLYPEDFEFDEASDALIKSNNQVKTMVNTLTNWIVEEQDTGASRRLHLHFLHNPIEVLGQDGKVAGIKFERQELDGTGNVRGTGEIVEYPVQAVYRAIGYLGSELAEIEFDDKRGVIPNEGGRVLDAAGSHVPGLYATGWIKRGPVGLIGHTKGDALETIGNLLEDRLSLPVASNPDEDAIIKLLESRGVDYTTWEGWKKLDAHEISLGIAATPTQTSNGPVDRARIKVVEREEMVRISRD; encoded by the coding sequence GTGTCCGATTCAGCAGTTCGCCCGCTCCGTGTCGCCATTATCGGGGCAGGTCCGGCTGGCGTCTATGCTGCCGACATTCTCACCAAGGCGGAGCGCGAATTCGAGGTGAGCATCGACCTGCTCGATGCCTACCCCGCGCCCTACGGCCTGATCCGCTACGGCGTGGCCCCGGACCACCCGCGCATCAAGGGAATCGTCAATGCGCTGCACAAGGTCCTGGACCGGGGGGACATCCGCTTCCTGGGGAACGTGACCTACGGACGCGACCTGAAGTTGCACGACATCCGCGACATGTACGACGCGGTCATCTTCGCCACCGGTGCCATCAAGGATGCCCGCATGGACATCCCGGGCATCGACCTGGAGGGGTCCTTCGGGGCCGCGGACTTCGTTTCCTGGTACGACGGGCAGCCCGACGTGCCGCGCACCTGGCCGCTGGAGGCCAAGGAAATCGCCGTCCTGGGCAACGGCAACGTGGCCCTGGACGTGGCCCGCGTGCTCTCCAAGCACGCCGAGGACCTCCTGGTCACCGAGATCCCGGACAACGTCTTTGCGGGCCTGAAGGATTCCCCGGTCACCGATGTCCACATCTTCGGGCGCCGCGGGCCCGCCCAGGTGAAGTTCACCCCGTTGGAGCTGCGCGAACTGAGCCACAGCCGTGATGTCGACATCGTGCTCTACCCGGAGGACTTCGAGTTCGACGAGGCCTCCGATGCGTTGATCAAGTCAAACAACCAGGTCAAGACCATGGTCAACACATTGACCAACTGGATCGTGGAGGAACAGGACACCGGCGCCTCGCGCCGCCTGCACCTGCACTTCCTGCACAACCCGATCGAGGTGCTGGGCCAGGACGGCAAGGTCGCCGGCATCAAGTTCGAGCGCCAGGAGCTCGACGGCACCGGCAATGTGCGGGGCACCGGCGAGATCGTCGAGTACCCGGTCCAGGCGGTCTACCGCGCCATCGGCTACCTCGGCTCCGAACTTGCGGAGATCGAGTTCGACGACAAGCGCGGAGTCATCCCCAACGAGGGCGGCCGGGTGCTGGACGCCGCCGGCTCCCACGTGCCGGGGCTCTACGCCACGGGTTGGATCAAGCGGGGTCCCGTGGGCCTGATCGGCCACACCAAGGGCGATGCCCTGGAGACCATCGGGAACCTGTTGGAGGACCGCCTGTCGTTGCCGGTTGCGTCCAACCCCGACGAGGACGCGATCATCAAGTTGCTGGAGTCGCGCGGTGTTGACTACACGACCTGGGAAGGCTGGAAGAAGCTGGACGCGCACGAGATTTCCCTCGGCATCGCAGCGACCCCCACGCAGACCTCCAACGGACCGGTCGACCGGGCCCGAATCAAGGTCGTGGAGCGCGAGGAAATGGTCAGGATCTCCCGGGACTAG